One Alligator mississippiensis isolate rAllMis1 chromosome 16, rAllMis1, whole genome shotgun sequence genomic region harbors:
- the LOC102570101 gene encoding transducin-like enhancer protein 2 isoform X1: MYPQGRHPTPLQSGQPFKFSILEICDRIKEEFQFLQAQYHSLKLECEKLASEKTEMQRHYVMYYEMSYGLNIEMHKQAEIVKRLSAICAQIIPFLTQEHQQQVLQAVERAKQVTMGELNSIIGQQQLQHLSHHAPPIPLTPHPSGLPPSSLAGTSGLLALSGALVAQTQLAAKDDRVGPDAENSRERTPSRSLSASPPESLPDEERPGGAGLKRKREDKDLAGHYDSDGDKSDYNLVVDEDPPSEPGSPAHAPSGKLPPARRDMPDSPASLGSSRSTTPLKLKEQSLTDVSASTPAPKSTGSSPPRDTLTPGPGPSSMTHLRQSSAKTPATDTITLRSPLSVSSAYTSSFGMVPHAAINGELAAPSTYMSIHLSPQVSSTVMYGRSPMVAFESHPHLRASSISSSLSSIPGGKPAYSFHVSADGQMQPVPFPPDALLGSGIPRHARQLHTLTHGEVVCAVTISSSTRHVYTGGKGCVKVWDVGQPGTKTPVAQLDCLNRDNYIRSCKLLPDGHSLIVGGEASTLSIWDLAAPTPRIKAELTSSAPACYALAISPDAKVCFSCCSDGNIVVWDLQNQTMVRQFQGHTDGASCIDISNYGTKLWTGGLDNTVRCWDLREGRQLQQHDFSSQIFSLGYCPTGEWLAVGMESSNVEILHVTKPEKYQLHLHESCVLSLKFAACGKWFVSTGKDNLLNAWRTPYGASIFQSKESSSVLSCDISVNDKFIVTGSGDKKATVYEVVY; this comes from the exons ATGTACCCGCAAGGACGGCACCCT ACCCCGCTCCAGTCCGGGCAGCCCTTCAAGTTCTCCATCCTGGAGATCTGCGACCGGATCAAGGAGGAATTCCAGTTTCTGCAGGCACAGTACCACAG CCTGAAGCTGGAATGTGAGAAGCTGGCCAGCGAGAAGACGGAGATGCAGCGACACTACGTCATG TACTACGAGATGTCCTACGGGCTCAACATCGAGATGCACAAGCAG gccGAGATCGTGAAGAGGCTGAGCGCCATCTGTGCCCAGATCATCCCCTTCCTGACACAAGAG caccagcagcaagtGCTTCAGGCCGTGGAACGGGCCAAGCAGGTGACCATGGGGGAGCTGAACAGCATCATTGGG cagcagcagctgcagcacctcTCGCACCATGCGCCGCCCATCCcgctcaccccccacccctctggcctgcccccctccagcctgGCCGGCACCTcggggctcctggcactgtcGGGGGCACTGGTAGCCCAGACCCAGCTGGCCGCCAAGGACGACCGAGTGGGTCCGGATGCTGAGAACAGCAGAG agcgCACTCCCAGCCGG agccTGTCGGCCTCGCCGCCCGAGAGCCTGCCGGACGAGGAGAGGCCGGGCGGCGCCGGCCTCAAGCGCAAACGGGAGGACAAGGACCTGGCGGGACATTAC GACAGCGATGGGGACAAGAGCGATTACAACCTGGTCGTGGACGAG gaCCCCCCCTCGGAGCCCGGCAGCCCGGCCCACGCGCCCAGCGGCAAgctcccgcccgcccgcagggACATGCCCgacagcccggcctcgctgggcTCCAGCCGCAGCACGACGCCTCTCAAGCTGAAGGAGCAGAGCCTG ACGGACGTCTCGGCCAGCACGCCTGCCCCGAAGTCCACCGGCTCTTCCCCTCCGCGTGACACCCTGAcgcccggccctggccccagctccatgacCCACCTCCGGCAGAGCTCGGCCAAGACGCCCGCCACCGACACCatca CCCTGCGCAGCCCCCTGAGCGTATCCAGTGCCTACACGTCGTCCTTCGGGATGGTGCCGCACGCGGCCATCAACGGGGAGCTCGCCGCCCCCAGCACCTACATGAGCATCCACCTGTCTCCGCAAGTCAGCAGCACCGTGATGTACGGCCGCTCGCCCATG GTGGCATTTGAGTCTCACCCACACCTGAGGGCCTCCAGCATCTCCTCCTCGCTCTCCAGCATCCCTGGAGGGAAACC AGCCTACTCCTTCCACGTGAGCGCCGACGGGCAGATGCAGCCGGTGCCCTTCCCCCCCGATGCCCTCCTGGGCTCCGGCATCCCCCGGCACGCCCGGCAGCTGCACACCCTGACCCACGGCGAGGTGGTCTGCGCCGTCACCATCAGCAGCTCCACGCGGCACGTCTACACGGGCGGCAAGGGCTGCGTGAAGGTGTGGGACGTGGGGCAGCCGGGCACCAAGACACCCGTGGCGCAGCTGGACTGCCTG AACCGCGACAACTACATCCGGTCTTGCAAGCTCCTGCCGGACGGGCACAGCCTCATCGTGGGGGGGGAAGCCAGCACCTTGTCCATCTGGGacctggctgcccccaccccacgcatCAAGGCCGAGCTGACCTCCTCGGCGCCCGCCTGCTACGCCCTGGCCATCAGCCCCGATGCCAAGGtctgcttctcctgctgcagcgaCGGCAACATCGTCGTGTGGGACCTGCAGAACCAGACCATGGTGCG gcagttCCAGGGCCACACCGACGGCGCCAGCTGCATCGACATCTCCAACTACGGCACCAAGCTGTGGACGGGGGGGCTGGACAACACCGTGCGGTGCTGGGACCTGCGGGAGGGgcgccagctgcagcagcacgaCTTCAGCTCCCAG ATCTTCTCGCTGGGGTACTGCCCCACAGGCGAGTGGCTGGCCgtgggcatggaaagcagcaACGTGGAGATCCTGCACGTCACCAAGCCTGAGAAGTACCAGCTGCACCTGCACGAGAGCTGCGTCCTCTCACTCAAGTTCGCCGCCTGCG GCAAGTGGTTCGTGAGCACGGGGAAGGACAACCTGCTCAACGCCTGGAGGACGCCGTACGGCGCCAGCATCTTCCAG tcCAAAGAGTCCTCGTCGGTGCTGAGCTGCGACATCTCCGTCAACGACAAGTTCATCGTCACGGGCTCCGGCGACAAGAAGGCCACGGTCTATGAGGTGGTGTACTGA
- the LOC102570101 gene encoding transducin-like enhancer protein 2 isoform X3 translates to MQRHYVMYYEMSYGLNIEMHKQAEIVKRLSAICAQIIPFLTQEHQQQVLQAVERAKQVTMGELNSIIGQQQLQHLSHHAPPIPLTPHPSGLPPSSLAGTSGLLALSGALVAQTQLAAKDDRVGPDAENSRERTPSRSLSASPPESLPDEERPGGAGLKRKREDKDLAGHYDSDGDKSDYNLVVDEDPPSEPGSPAHAPSGKLPPARRDMPDSPASLGSSRSTTPLKLKEQSLTDVSASTPAPKSTGSSPPRDTLTPGPGPSSMTHLRQSSAKTPATDTITLRSPLSVSSAYTSSFGMVPHAAINGELAAPSTYMSIHLSPQVSSTVMYGRSPMVAFESHPHLRASSISSSLSSIPGGKPAYSFHVSADGQMQPVPFPPDALLGSGIPRHARQLHTLTHGEVVCAVTISSSTRHVYTGGKGCVKVWDVGQPGTKTPVAQLDCLNRDNYIRSCKLLPDGHSLIVGGEASTLSIWDLAAPTPRIKAELTSSAPACYALAISPDAKVCFSCCSDGNIVVWDLQNQTMVRQFQGHTDGASCIDISNYGTKLWTGGLDNTVRCWDLREGRQLQQHDFSSQIFSLGYCPTGEWLAVGMESSNVEILHVTKPEKYQLHLHESCVLSLKFAACGKWFVSTGKDNLLNAWRTPYGASIFQSKESSSVLSCDISVNDKFIVTGSGDKKATVYEVVY, encoded by the exons ATGCAGCGACACTACGTCATG TACTACGAGATGTCCTACGGGCTCAACATCGAGATGCACAAGCAG gccGAGATCGTGAAGAGGCTGAGCGCCATCTGTGCCCAGATCATCCCCTTCCTGACACAAGAG caccagcagcaagtGCTTCAGGCCGTGGAACGGGCCAAGCAGGTGACCATGGGGGAGCTGAACAGCATCATTGGG cagcagcagctgcagcacctcTCGCACCATGCGCCGCCCATCCcgctcaccccccacccctctggcctgcccccctccagcctgGCCGGCACCTcggggctcctggcactgtcGGGGGCACTGGTAGCCCAGACCCAGCTGGCCGCCAAGGACGACCGAGTGGGTCCGGATGCTGAGAACAGCAGAG agcgCACTCCCAGCCGG agccTGTCGGCCTCGCCGCCCGAGAGCCTGCCGGACGAGGAGAGGCCGGGCGGCGCCGGCCTCAAGCGCAAACGGGAGGACAAGGACCTGGCGGGACATTAC GACAGCGATGGGGACAAGAGCGATTACAACCTGGTCGTGGACGAG gaCCCCCCCTCGGAGCCCGGCAGCCCGGCCCACGCGCCCAGCGGCAAgctcccgcccgcccgcagggACATGCCCgacagcccggcctcgctgggcTCCAGCCGCAGCACGACGCCTCTCAAGCTGAAGGAGCAGAGCCTG ACGGACGTCTCGGCCAGCACGCCTGCCCCGAAGTCCACCGGCTCTTCCCCTCCGCGTGACACCCTGAcgcccggccctggccccagctccatgacCCACCTCCGGCAGAGCTCGGCCAAGACGCCCGCCACCGACACCatca CCCTGCGCAGCCCCCTGAGCGTATCCAGTGCCTACACGTCGTCCTTCGGGATGGTGCCGCACGCGGCCATCAACGGGGAGCTCGCCGCCCCCAGCACCTACATGAGCATCCACCTGTCTCCGCAAGTCAGCAGCACCGTGATGTACGGCCGCTCGCCCATG GTGGCATTTGAGTCTCACCCACACCTGAGGGCCTCCAGCATCTCCTCCTCGCTCTCCAGCATCCCTGGAGGGAAACC AGCCTACTCCTTCCACGTGAGCGCCGACGGGCAGATGCAGCCGGTGCCCTTCCCCCCCGATGCCCTCCTGGGCTCCGGCATCCCCCGGCACGCCCGGCAGCTGCACACCCTGACCCACGGCGAGGTGGTCTGCGCCGTCACCATCAGCAGCTCCACGCGGCACGTCTACACGGGCGGCAAGGGCTGCGTGAAGGTGTGGGACGTGGGGCAGCCGGGCACCAAGACACCCGTGGCGCAGCTGGACTGCCTG AACCGCGACAACTACATCCGGTCTTGCAAGCTCCTGCCGGACGGGCACAGCCTCATCGTGGGGGGGGAAGCCAGCACCTTGTCCATCTGGGacctggctgcccccaccccacgcatCAAGGCCGAGCTGACCTCCTCGGCGCCCGCCTGCTACGCCCTGGCCATCAGCCCCGATGCCAAGGtctgcttctcctgctgcagcgaCGGCAACATCGTCGTGTGGGACCTGCAGAACCAGACCATGGTGCG gcagttCCAGGGCCACACCGACGGCGCCAGCTGCATCGACATCTCCAACTACGGCACCAAGCTGTGGACGGGGGGGCTGGACAACACCGTGCGGTGCTGGGACCTGCGGGAGGGgcgccagctgcagcagcacgaCTTCAGCTCCCAG ATCTTCTCGCTGGGGTACTGCCCCACAGGCGAGTGGCTGGCCgtgggcatggaaagcagcaACGTGGAGATCCTGCACGTCACCAAGCCTGAGAAGTACCAGCTGCACCTGCACGAGAGCTGCGTCCTCTCACTCAAGTTCGCCGCCTGCG GCAAGTGGTTCGTGAGCACGGGGAAGGACAACCTGCTCAACGCCTGGAGGACGCCGTACGGCGCCAGCATCTTCCAG tcCAAAGAGTCCTCGTCGGTGCTGAGCTGCGACATCTCCGTCAACGACAAGTTCATCGTCACGGGCTCCGGCGACAAGAAGGCCACGGTCTATGAGGTGGTGTACTGA
- the LOC102570101 gene encoding transducin-like enhancer protein 2 isoform X2: protein MYPQGRHPTPLQSGQPFKFSILEICDRIKEEFQFLQAQYHSLKLECEKLASEKTEMQRHYVMYYEMSYGLNIEMHKQAEIVKRLSAICAQIIPFLTQEHQQQVLQAVERAKQVTMGELNSIIGQQLQHLSHHAPPIPLTPHPSGLPPSSLAGTSGLLALSGALVAQTQLAAKDDRVGPDAENSRERTPSRSLSASPPESLPDEERPGGAGLKRKREDKDLAGHYDSDGDKSDYNLVVDEDPPSEPGSPAHAPSGKLPPARRDMPDSPASLGSSRSTTPLKLKEQSLTDVSASTPAPKSTGSSPPRDTLTPGPGPSSMTHLRQSSAKTPATDTITLRSPLSVSSAYTSSFGMVPHAAINGELAAPSTYMSIHLSPQVSSTVMYGRSPMVAFESHPHLRASSISSSLSSIPGGKPAYSFHVSADGQMQPVPFPPDALLGSGIPRHARQLHTLTHGEVVCAVTISSSTRHVYTGGKGCVKVWDVGQPGTKTPVAQLDCLNRDNYIRSCKLLPDGHSLIVGGEASTLSIWDLAAPTPRIKAELTSSAPACYALAISPDAKVCFSCCSDGNIVVWDLQNQTMVRQFQGHTDGASCIDISNYGTKLWTGGLDNTVRCWDLREGRQLQQHDFSSQIFSLGYCPTGEWLAVGMESSNVEILHVTKPEKYQLHLHESCVLSLKFAACGKWFVSTGKDNLLNAWRTPYGASIFQSKESSSVLSCDISVNDKFIVTGSGDKKATVYEVVY, encoded by the exons ATGTACCCGCAAGGACGGCACCCT ACCCCGCTCCAGTCCGGGCAGCCCTTCAAGTTCTCCATCCTGGAGATCTGCGACCGGATCAAGGAGGAATTCCAGTTTCTGCAGGCACAGTACCACAG CCTGAAGCTGGAATGTGAGAAGCTGGCCAGCGAGAAGACGGAGATGCAGCGACACTACGTCATG TACTACGAGATGTCCTACGGGCTCAACATCGAGATGCACAAGCAG gccGAGATCGTGAAGAGGCTGAGCGCCATCTGTGCCCAGATCATCCCCTTCCTGACACAAGAG caccagcagcaagtGCTTCAGGCCGTGGAACGGGCCAAGCAGGTGACCATGGGGGAGCTGAACAGCATCATTGGG cagcagctgcagcacctcTCGCACCATGCGCCGCCCATCCcgctcaccccccacccctctggcctgcccccctccagcctgGCCGGCACCTcggggctcctggcactgtcGGGGGCACTGGTAGCCCAGACCCAGCTGGCCGCCAAGGACGACCGAGTGGGTCCGGATGCTGAGAACAGCAGAG agcgCACTCCCAGCCGG agccTGTCGGCCTCGCCGCCCGAGAGCCTGCCGGACGAGGAGAGGCCGGGCGGCGCCGGCCTCAAGCGCAAACGGGAGGACAAGGACCTGGCGGGACATTAC GACAGCGATGGGGACAAGAGCGATTACAACCTGGTCGTGGACGAG gaCCCCCCCTCGGAGCCCGGCAGCCCGGCCCACGCGCCCAGCGGCAAgctcccgcccgcccgcagggACATGCCCgacagcccggcctcgctgggcTCCAGCCGCAGCACGACGCCTCTCAAGCTGAAGGAGCAGAGCCTG ACGGACGTCTCGGCCAGCACGCCTGCCCCGAAGTCCACCGGCTCTTCCCCTCCGCGTGACACCCTGAcgcccggccctggccccagctccatgacCCACCTCCGGCAGAGCTCGGCCAAGACGCCCGCCACCGACACCatca CCCTGCGCAGCCCCCTGAGCGTATCCAGTGCCTACACGTCGTCCTTCGGGATGGTGCCGCACGCGGCCATCAACGGGGAGCTCGCCGCCCCCAGCACCTACATGAGCATCCACCTGTCTCCGCAAGTCAGCAGCACCGTGATGTACGGCCGCTCGCCCATG GTGGCATTTGAGTCTCACCCACACCTGAGGGCCTCCAGCATCTCCTCCTCGCTCTCCAGCATCCCTGGAGGGAAACC AGCCTACTCCTTCCACGTGAGCGCCGACGGGCAGATGCAGCCGGTGCCCTTCCCCCCCGATGCCCTCCTGGGCTCCGGCATCCCCCGGCACGCCCGGCAGCTGCACACCCTGACCCACGGCGAGGTGGTCTGCGCCGTCACCATCAGCAGCTCCACGCGGCACGTCTACACGGGCGGCAAGGGCTGCGTGAAGGTGTGGGACGTGGGGCAGCCGGGCACCAAGACACCCGTGGCGCAGCTGGACTGCCTG AACCGCGACAACTACATCCGGTCTTGCAAGCTCCTGCCGGACGGGCACAGCCTCATCGTGGGGGGGGAAGCCAGCACCTTGTCCATCTGGGacctggctgcccccaccccacgcatCAAGGCCGAGCTGACCTCCTCGGCGCCCGCCTGCTACGCCCTGGCCATCAGCCCCGATGCCAAGGtctgcttctcctgctgcagcgaCGGCAACATCGTCGTGTGGGACCTGCAGAACCAGACCATGGTGCG gcagttCCAGGGCCACACCGACGGCGCCAGCTGCATCGACATCTCCAACTACGGCACCAAGCTGTGGACGGGGGGGCTGGACAACACCGTGCGGTGCTGGGACCTGCGGGAGGGgcgccagctgcagcagcacgaCTTCAGCTCCCAG ATCTTCTCGCTGGGGTACTGCCCCACAGGCGAGTGGCTGGCCgtgggcatggaaagcagcaACGTGGAGATCCTGCACGTCACCAAGCCTGAGAAGTACCAGCTGCACCTGCACGAGAGCTGCGTCCTCTCACTCAAGTTCGCCGCCTGCG GCAAGTGGTTCGTGAGCACGGGGAAGGACAACCTGCTCAACGCCTGGAGGACGCCGTACGGCGCCAGCATCTTCCAG tcCAAAGAGTCCTCGTCGGTGCTGAGCTGCGACATCTCCGTCAACGACAAGTTCATCGTCACGGGCTCCGGCGACAAGAAGGCCACGGTCTATGAGGTGGTGTACTGA